One segment of Osmerus mordax isolate fOsmMor3 chromosome 28, fOsmMor3.pri, whole genome shotgun sequence DNA contains the following:
- the slc7a4 gene encoding cationic amino acid transporter 4 isoform X1 translates to MAACTRGCAPAVRLCQKLNRLKTLDDDMMSTSLKRCLSTVDLAMLGVGGMVGSGLYVLTGTVAKDTAGPAVVLSFLIAGFASLLAAFCYAEFGARVPKTGSAYMFTYVSVGEIWAFLIGWNVILEYMIGGAAVARAWSGYLDSMFNHTIQNFTETHILRWEVPFLAHYPDLLAAGILVIATFFISFGVQVSSWLNHIFSTVSMVVIVFILVFGFMLAEPANWSLKEGGFAPFGVSGVMAGTATCFYAFVGFDVIAASSEEARNPQKAIPIATAISLGMAATAYILVSTVLTLMVPWHTLDPNSALSDAFFRRGYAWAGYIVAIGSICAMNTVLLSNLFSLPRIVYAMAEDGLFFSFFSRVNPLTKVPVNAILVSGILMATMALIFDLEALVQFLSIGTLLAYTFVAASIIVLRFQPEKTSSKSNSSTSPNPNSEPSPAASESQNIAPDSGELKEYESFSDKLQLVEMQKTHERRGPGQLKGRWEPYLGRVLGDYEPGEVVAFSVLGLMVSSLSLSSVVVFGNNQLNLPVWVFVLLLVMFSSAYLLSLALIWAHEPQSNTKTFQVPLVPFVPGASILVNIFLMLKLSPHTWIRFVVWLAAGLLVYFGYGIWHSKEGLRELQPKDMAARYVVLPSGSLVETVQSVQPEGQADGQRPASSPGSSADDQHSKR, encoded by the exons ATGGCAGCCTGTACACGTGGCTGTGCGCCCGCGGTGCGTCTCTGCCAGAAGCTGAACCGACTCAAGACGCTTGACGATGACATGATGTCGACCTCCTTGAAGCGCTGCCTCTCCACTGTGGACCTGGCCatgctgggggttgggggcatGGTGGGCTCTGGACTGTACGTCCTGACGGGCACAGTGGCCAAGGATACGGCCGGCCCCGCTGtggtcctctccttcctcatcgCGGGGTTTGCCTCCCTATTGGCTGCCTTCTGCTATGCGGAGTTCGGAGCCCGCGTCCCTAAAACGGGCTCGGCCTACATGTTCACCTATGTCTCTGTGGGAGAGATTTGGgcctttctcattggctggaACGTGATCCTGGAGTATATGATTGGTGGCGCCGCAGTAGCCCGGGCGTGGAGCGGATACCTGGACTCGATGTTCAATCACACCATCCAGAacttcacagaaacacacatcttGAGGTGGGAAGTGCCCTTCCTCGCACACTACCCTGACCTGCTGGCCGCGGGGATCCTGGTGATAGCCACCTTCTTCATATCCTTCGGAGTACAAGTTTCCTCATGGCTCAACCACATCTTCTCCACTGTCAGTATGGTGGTGATAGTCTTCATCCTCGTGTTTGGCTTTATGCTGGCTGAACCGGCCAACTGGAGCCTGAAAGAGGGAGGCTTCGCCCCGTTTGGCGTGTCTGGGGTGATGGCAGGCACCGCCACTTGTTTCTATGCGTTTGTGGGCTTCGACGTGATCGCGGCCTCCAGTGAGGAAGCCAGGAATCCCCAGAAGGCCATTCCCATAGCAACAGCCATTTCCTTAGGCATGGCAGCCACAGCCTACATCCTGGTTTCCACCGTGCTCACGCTTATGGTGCCCTGGCACACCCTCGACCCCAACTCTGCCCTCTCCGACGCCTTTTTCCGCCGTGGGTACGCCTGGGCCGGTTACATTGTGGCAATTGGTTCCATATGTG CCATGAACACAGTTCTGCTCAGcaacctcttctccctccccaggaTCGTGTATGCCATGGCGGAGGAtggcctcttcttctccttcttctccagggtCAACCCTCTAACCAAAGTCCCTGTCAACGCAATCCTAGTGTCCGGTATCCTAATGGCCACTATGGCTCTGATCTTTGACCTGGAAGCCCTGGTTCAGTTCCTGTCCATCGGAACTCTATTGGCTTACACTTTTGTCGCAGCCAGTATTATTGTGCTACGCTTCCAGCCAGAGAAAACTAGCTCCAAGTccaactcctccacctcccccaaccccaACTCAGAGCCCTCCCCCGCTGCCTCGGAGTCCCAGAACATCGCACCGGACAGCGGGGAGCTTAAGGAGTACGAGTCCTTCTCCGACAAGCTCCAGCTGGTGGAGATGCAGAAGACCCACGAGCGGCGTGGGCCGGGCCAGCTGAAGGGCCGATGGGAGCCCTACCTGGGCAGGGTGCTGGGGGACTATGAGCCAGGGGAGGTGGTGGCCTTCTCAGTGCTGGGTCTGATGGTGAGCTCATTGTCCCTCTCATCTGTGGTCGTATTTGGGAACAACCAGCTGAACCTACCAGTCTGGGTGTTTGTCTTGCTTCTGGTCATGTTCTCCTCCGCGTACCTTCTCAGCCTTGCCCTCATATGGGCCCACGAACCTCAATCTAACACCAAAACTTTCCAG GTTCCCCTGGTCCCGTTCGTCCCTGGTGCCAGCATCCTCGTGAATATTTTCCTGATGTTGAAGCTCAGCCCACACACCTGGATTCGCTTCGTGGTTTGGCTGGCTGCAG GTCTGTTGGTGTACTTTGGCTATGGGATCTGGCACAGCAAGGAGGGGTTGAGGGAACTGCAGCCCAAAGATATGGCGGCCAGGTACGTGGTCCTGCCCAGCGGCAGCTTGGTAGAGACAGTGCAGTCTGTCCAGCCAGAGGGACAAGCAGACGGCCAACGCCCCGCCTCGTCCCCGGGCTCCTCCGCCGACGACCAGCACTCCAAGAGATGA
- the LOC136938046 gene encoding rasGAP-activating-like protein 1 isoform X1, with protein sequence MAKNTSLYFRIVEGRNLSAKDVSGTSDPYCIVKVDNEVVARTATVWKNLNPFWGEEYTLHLPMGFHTLSFYVMDEDTIGHDDVIGKISLSKEAVGSQAKGLDSWMNLIRVDPDEEVQGEIHLGLELLKDAQRIGLRCHFIEARDLAPRDISGTSDPFARILFNNHSAETSIIKKTRFPHWGETLELELETEELTEGGMVTLEVWDWDMVGKNDFLGKVEIPFACLHKTPLLQGWFRLLPLGNHDDDAGGKLGALRLKVRLVEDRILPSLYYQPLLDLLVESVISPAEVEDHSPLTMLEEVTTVESRQDVAMTLVKIYLGQGLVVPFLDYLNTREVNHTSDPNTLFRSNSLASKAMEQFMKAVGMLYLHEVLKPIINRIFDDKKYIELDPCKIDLNRTRRISFKGAVSEAEVRESSVEMLQGYLANIVESIVSSVAQCPPVMRVAFKQLHKRVEEQFPEPRNEDVKYLAISGFFFLRFFAPAILTPKLFHLRDQHADTRTSRTLLLLAKAVQSVGNLGIQLGHGKEQWMAPLHPIILCSVASVKDFLDKLIDIDHDSVSEAPQRAVFLPSVTVKEGFLQKHKAEGPQLLSRFAFKKRYFWLTSETLSYAKTPDWQVRSSIPIQRVVAVERVDENAFQQQNVMQVVTQDNDAQLHPMYIQCKNVNELNQWLSAIRKASIYNERMLPSFHPGAHRSGKWTCCLQTDRAALGCSRTHSAVTLGDWSDPLDPDAEAQTIYKQLLQGRDKLRKQYLEIPASQAPLEEDGAECSGQVLRPSQAAAARLLGVILDLEQAHTTFQRREKEEDSSLILTP encoded by the exons ATGGCCAAAAATACTTCTCTATATTTTCGTATTGTAGAGGGCAGAAACCTGTCAGCCAAAGACGT ATCGGGGACCAGTGACCCATACTGCATTGTGAAAGTTGACAATGAAGTTGTGGCCAG GACAGCTACTGTGTGGAAGAACCTCAACCCTTTCTGGGGTGAAGAGTACACACTCCACCTGCCAATGGGGttccacacactctccttctACGTCATGGATGAAGATACGATTGG ccATGATGATGTCATTGGGAAGATATCTCTCAGCAAAGAGGCCGTCGGATCACAAGCTAAAG GCCTGGACAGCTGGATGAACCTGATTAGGGTGGACCCTGATGAGGAGGTCCAGGGGGAGATCCACCTGGGTCTAGAGCTGCTGAAAGATGCCCAGAGGATAGGCCTGCGTTGTCACTTTATAGAGGCCAG AGACCTGGCTCCACGAGATATCTCCGGCACCTCTGACCCCTTTGCCAGAATCCTCTTCAACAACCACAGCGCCGAGACCTCT ATCATCAAGAAGACCCGGTTCCCACACTGGGGGGAGacgctggagctggagctggaaacGGAGGAGCTGACCGAGGGAGGGATGGTCACTCTGGAGGTCTGGGACTGGGACATGGTGGGGAAGAACGACTTCCTTGGCAAG GTGGAAATCCCTTTTGCGTGTCTGCATAAGACACCTTTGCTGCAGGGTTGGTTTCGCCTGCTGCCCCTGGGAAACCACGACGACGATGCCGG AGGCAAGCTGGGAGCTCTGCGTCTGAAGGTTCGCCTAGTGGAGGACCGGATCCTGCCCTCCCTGTACTACCAGCCTCTGCTGGACCTGCTGGTAGAGTCAGTGATCTCCCCTGCGGAG GTGGAGGACCACAGTCCTCTGACCATGCTGGAGGAAGTGACCACGGTGGAGAGCAGGCAGGATGTGGCCATGACTCTGGTGAAGATCTACCTGGGCCAGGggctggtggtgcccttcctgGACTACCTCAACACTCGCGAGGTCAACCACACCT CGGATCCAAACACCCTGTTTCGTTCCAACTCCCTGGCATCCAAAGCCATGGAGCAGTTTATGAAG GCGGTGGGGATGCTGTACCTGCACGAGGTGTTGAAGCCCATCATCAACCGTATCTTCGACGACAAGAAGTACATCGAACTGGACCCGTGTAAGATCGACCTAAACAGAACCAG GCGGATCTCCTTCAAAGGGGCGGTGTCGGAGGCGGAGGTGCGCGAGAGCAGTGTGGAGATGCTGCAGGGCTACCTGGCCAACATCGTCGAGTCCATCGTCAGCTCTGTGGCTCAGTGTCCCCCGGTCATGAGGGTGGCCTTCAAGCAGCTCCacaagagggtggaggagcagttCCCCGAGCCGCGGAACGAG gaTGTGAAATATCTGGCCATCAGCGGCTTCTTCTTCCTGCGTTTCTTTGCCCCCGCCATTCTCACGCCCAAACTCTTCCACCTGAGGGACCAACACGCGGACACTCGCACTAGCAGGACACTGTTACTGTTGGccaag GCTGTGCAGAGTGTGGGGAACCTGGGCATCCAGCTGGGTCATGGCAAGGAGCAGTGGATGGCACCCCTCCATCCCATCATCCTTTGCAGCGTGGCCTCGGTGAAAGACTTCCTGGACAAGCTCATCGACATCGACCACGACAGCG TGTCCGAGGCTCCCCAGAGAGCCGTGTTCCTGCCCTCGGTCACGGTGAAGGAGGGCTTCCTGCAGAAGCACAAGGCCGAGGGCCCTCAGCTCCTCTCTCGCTTCGCCTTCAAGAAGCGCTACTTCTGGCTGACCAGCGAGACCCTGTCCTACGCCAAGACTCCCGACTGGCAG GTGCGCTCCTCCATCCCCATCCAGCGCGTGGTTGCCGTGGAGAGGGTGGACGAGAACGCCTTCCAGCAGCAGAACGTGATGCAGGTCGTCACCCAGGACAACGACGCCCAGCTGCACCCCATGTACATCCAGTGCAAG AACGTGAATGAGCTGAACCAGTGGCTGTCGGCCATCAGGAAGGCCAGCATCTACAACGAGCGCATGCTACCCTCCTTCCACCCGGGGGCGCACCGCAGCGGCAAGTGGACCTGCTGCCTCCAGACGGACCGGGCCG CTTTAGGTTGCAGTCGCACCCACTCTGCGGTGACTCTGGGGGACTGGAGCGACCCTCTGGACCCTGACGCGGAGGCCCAGACCATCTACAAACAGCTGCTGCAGGGCCGAGACAAGCTCAG AAAACAGTACCTTGAGATCCCGGCCAGCCAAGCCCCCCTAGAGGAGGATGGAGCAGAGTGCAGTGGGCAGGTCCTCAGGCCCAGCCAGGCCGCTGCTGCCAGGCTGCTGGGGGTGATCCTGGATCTGGAGCAGGCCCACACCACCTTCCAGCgccgggagaaggaggaggactcTAGCCTAATCCTGACCCCCTGA
- the LOC136938046 gene encoding rasGAP-activating-like protein 1 isoform X2, whose protein sequence is MAKNTSLYFRIVEGRNLSAKDVSGTSDPYCIVKVDNEVVARTATVWKNLNPFWGEEYTLHLPMGFHTLSFYVMDEDTIGHDDVIGKISLSKEAVGSQAKGLDSWMNLIRVDPDEEVQGEIHLGLELLKDAQRIGLRCHFIEARDLAPRDISGTSDPFARILFNNHSAETSIIKKTRFPHWGETLELELETEELTEGGMVTLEVWDWDMVGKNDFLGKVEIPFACLHKTPLLQGWFRLLPLGNHDDDAGGKLGALRLKVRLVEDRILPSLYYQPLLDLLVESVISPAEVEDHSPLTMLEEVTTVESRQDVAMTLVKIYLGQGLVVPFLDYLNTREVNHTSDPNTLFRSNSLASKAMEQFMKAVGMLYLHEVLKPIINRIFDDKKYIELDPCKIDLNRTRRISFKGAVSEAEVRESSVEMLQGYLANIVESIVSSVAQCPPVMRVAFKQLHKRVEEQFPEPRNEDVKYLAISGFFFLRFFAPAILTPKLFHLRDQHADTRTSRTLLLLAKAVQSVGNLGIQLGHGKEQWMAPLHPIILCSVASVKDFLDKLIDIDHDMSEAPQRAVFLPSVTVKEGFLQKHKAEGPQLLSRFAFKKRYFWLTSETLSYAKTPDWQVRSSIPIQRVVAVERVDENAFQQQNVMQVVTQDNDAQLHPMYIQCKNVNELNQWLSAIRKASIYNERMLPSFHPGAHRSGKWTCCLQTDRAALGCSRTHSAVTLGDWSDPLDPDAEAQTIYKQLLQGRDKLRKQYLEIPASQAPLEEDGAECSGQVLRPSQAAAARLLGVILDLEQAHTTFQRREKEEDSSLILTP, encoded by the exons ATGGCCAAAAATACTTCTCTATATTTTCGTATTGTAGAGGGCAGAAACCTGTCAGCCAAAGACGT ATCGGGGACCAGTGACCCATACTGCATTGTGAAAGTTGACAATGAAGTTGTGGCCAG GACAGCTACTGTGTGGAAGAACCTCAACCCTTTCTGGGGTGAAGAGTACACACTCCACCTGCCAATGGGGttccacacactctccttctACGTCATGGATGAAGATACGATTGG ccATGATGATGTCATTGGGAAGATATCTCTCAGCAAAGAGGCCGTCGGATCACAAGCTAAAG GCCTGGACAGCTGGATGAACCTGATTAGGGTGGACCCTGATGAGGAGGTCCAGGGGGAGATCCACCTGGGTCTAGAGCTGCTGAAAGATGCCCAGAGGATAGGCCTGCGTTGTCACTTTATAGAGGCCAG AGACCTGGCTCCACGAGATATCTCCGGCACCTCTGACCCCTTTGCCAGAATCCTCTTCAACAACCACAGCGCCGAGACCTCT ATCATCAAGAAGACCCGGTTCCCACACTGGGGGGAGacgctggagctggagctggaaacGGAGGAGCTGACCGAGGGAGGGATGGTCACTCTGGAGGTCTGGGACTGGGACATGGTGGGGAAGAACGACTTCCTTGGCAAG GTGGAAATCCCTTTTGCGTGTCTGCATAAGACACCTTTGCTGCAGGGTTGGTTTCGCCTGCTGCCCCTGGGAAACCACGACGACGATGCCGG AGGCAAGCTGGGAGCTCTGCGTCTGAAGGTTCGCCTAGTGGAGGACCGGATCCTGCCCTCCCTGTACTACCAGCCTCTGCTGGACCTGCTGGTAGAGTCAGTGATCTCCCCTGCGGAG GTGGAGGACCACAGTCCTCTGACCATGCTGGAGGAAGTGACCACGGTGGAGAGCAGGCAGGATGTGGCCATGACTCTGGTGAAGATCTACCTGGGCCAGGggctggtggtgcccttcctgGACTACCTCAACACTCGCGAGGTCAACCACACCT CGGATCCAAACACCCTGTTTCGTTCCAACTCCCTGGCATCCAAAGCCATGGAGCAGTTTATGAAG GCGGTGGGGATGCTGTACCTGCACGAGGTGTTGAAGCCCATCATCAACCGTATCTTCGACGACAAGAAGTACATCGAACTGGACCCGTGTAAGATCGACCTAAACAGAACCAG GCGGATCTCCTTCAAAGGGGCGGTGTCGGAGGCGGAGGTGCGCGAGAGCAGTGTGGAGATGCTGCAGGGCTACCTGGCCAACATCGTCGAGTCCATCGTCAGCTCTGTGGCTCAGTGTCCCCCGGTCATGAGGGTGGCCTTCAAGCAGCTCCacaagagggtggaggagcagttCCCCGAGCCGCGGAACGAG gaTGTGAAATATCTGGCCATCAGCGGCTTCTTCTTCCTGCGTTTCTTTGCCCCCGCCATTCTCACGCCCAAACTCTTCCACCTGAGGGACCAACACGCGGACACTCGCACTAGCAGGACACTGTTACTGTTGGccaag GCTGTGCAGAGTGTGGGGAACCTGGGCATCCAGCTGGGTCATGGCAAGGAGCAGTGGATGGCACCCCTCCATCCCATCATCCTTTGCAGCGTGGCCTCGGTGAAAGACTTCCTGGACAAGCTCATCGACATCGACCACGACA TGTCCGAGGCTCCCCAGAGAGCCGTGTTCCTGCCCTCGGTCACGGTGAAGGAGGGCTTCCTGCAGAAGCACAAGGCCGAGGGCCCTCAGCTCCTCTCTCGCTTCGCCTTCAAGAAGCGCTACTTCTGGCTGACCAGCGAGACCCTGTCCTACGCCAAGACTCCCGACTGGCAG GTGCGCTCCTCCATCCCCATCCAGCGCGTGGTTGCCGTGGAGAGGGTGGACGAGAACGCCTTCCAGCAGCAGAACGTGATGCAGGTCGTCACCCAGGACAACGACGCCCAGCTGCACCCCATGTACATCCAGTGCAAG AACGTGAATGAGCTGAACCAGTGGCTGTCGGCCATCAGGAAGGCCAGCATCTACAACGAGCGCATGCTACCCTCCTTCCACCCGGGGGCGCACCGCAGCGGCAAGTGGACCTGCTGCCTCCAGACGGACCGGGCCG CTTTAGGTTGCAGTCGCACCCACTCTGCGGTGACTCTGGGGGACTGGAGCGACCCTCTGGACCCTGACGCGGAGGCCCAGACCATCTACAAACAGCTGCTGCAGGGCCGAGACAAGCTCAG AAAACAGTACCTTGAGATCCCGGCCAGCCAAGCCCCCCTAGAGGAGGATGGAGCAGAGTGCAGTGGGCAGGTCCTCAGGCCCAGCCAGGCCGCTGCTGCCAGGCTGCTGGGGGTGATCCTGGATCTGGAGCAGGCCCACACCACCTTCCAGCgccgggagaaggaggaggactcTAGCCTAATCCTGACCCCCTGA
- the slc7a4 gene encoding cationic amino acid transporter 4 isoform X2: protein MAACTRGCAPAVRLCQKLNRLKTLDDDMMSTSLKRCLSTVDLAMLGVGGMVGSGLYVLTGTVAKDTAGPAVVLSFLIAGFASLLAAFCYAEFGARVPKTGSAYMFTYVSVGEIWAFLIGWNVILEYMIGGAAVARAWSGYLDSMFNHTIQNFTETHILRWEVPFLAHYPDLLAAGILVIATFFISFGVQVSSWLNHIFSTVSMVVIVFILVFGFMLAEPANWSLKEGGFAPFGVSGVMAGTATCFYAFVGFDVIAASSEEARNPQKAIPIATAISLGMAATAYILVSTVLTLMVPWHTLDPNSALSDAFFRRGYAWAGYIVAIGSICAMNTVLLSNLFSLPRIVYAMAEDGLFFSFFSRVNPLTKVPVNAILVSGILMATMALIFDLEALVQFLSIGTLLAYTFVAASIIVLRFQPEKTSSKSNSSTSPNPNSEPSPAASESQNIAPDSGELKEYESFSDKLQLVEMQKTHERRGPGQLKGRWEPYLGRVLGDYEPGEVVAFSVLGLMVSSLSLSSVVVFGNNQLNLPVWVFVLLLVMFSSAYLLSLALIWAHEPQSNTKTFQVCWCTLAMGSGTARRG from the exons ATGGCAGCCTGTACACGTGGCTGTGCGCCCGCGGTGCGTCTCTGCCAGAAGCTGAACCGACTCAAGACGCTTGACGATGACATGATGTCGACCTCCTTGAAGCGCTGCCTCTCCACTGTGGACCTGGCCatgctgggggttgggggcatGGTGGGCTCTGGACTGTACGTCCTGACGGGCACAGTGGCCAAGGATACGGCCGGCCCCGCTGtggtcctctccttcctcatcgCGGGGTTTGCCTCCCTATTGGCTGCCTTCTGCTATGCGGAGTTCGGAGCCCGCGTCCCTAAAACGGGCTCGGCCTACATGTTCACCTATGTCTCTGTGGGAGAGATTTGGgcctttctcattggctggaACGTGATCCTGGAGTATATGATTGGTGGCGCCGCAGTAGCCCGGGCGTGGAGCGGATACCTGGACTCGATGTTCAATCACACCATCCAGAacttcacagaaacacacatcttGAGGTGGGAAGTGCCCTTCCTCGCACACTACCCTGACCTGCTGGCCGCGGGGATCCTGGTGATAGCCACCTTCTTCATATCCTTCGGAGTACAAGTTTCCTCATGGCTCAACCACATCTTCTCCACTGTCAGTATGGTGGTGATAGTCTTCATCCTCGTGTTTGGCTTTATGCTGGCTGAACCGGCCAACTGGAGCCTGAAAGAGGGAGGCTTCGCCCCGTTTGGCGTGTCTGGGGTGATGGCAGGCACCGCCACTTGTTTCTATGCGTTTGTGGGCTTCGACGTGATCGCGGCCTCCAGTGAGGAAGCCAGGAATCCCCAGAAGGCCATTCCCATAGCAACAGCCATTTCCTTAGGCATGGCAGCCACAGCCTACATCCTGGTTTCCACCGTGCTCACGCTTATGGTGCCCTGGCACACCCTCGACCCCAACTCTGCCCTCTCCGACGCCTTTTTCCGCCGTGGGTACGCCTGGGCCGGTTACATTGTGGCAATTGGTTCCATATGTG CCATGAACACAGTTCTGCTCAGcaacctcttctccctccccaggaTCGTGTATGCCATGGCGGAGGAtggcctcttcttctccttcttctccagggtCAACCCTCTAACCAAAGTCCCTGTCAACGCAATCCTAGTGTCCGGTATCCTAATGGCCACTATGGCTCTGATCTTTGACCTGGAAGCCCTGGTTCAGTTCCTGTCCATCGGAACTCTATTGGCTTACACTTTTGTCGCAGCCAGTATTATTGTGCTACGCTTCCAGCCAGAGAAAACTAGCTCCAAGTccaactcctccacctcccccaaccccaACTCAGAGCCCTCCCCCGCTGCCTCGGAGTCCCAGAACATCGCACCGGACAGCGGGGAGCTTAAGGAGTACGAGTCCTTCTCCGACAAGCTCCAGCTGGTGGAGATGCAGAAGACCCACGAGCGGCGTGGGCCGGGCCAGCTGAAGGGCCGATGGGAGCCCTACCTGGGCAGGGTGCTGGGGGACTATGAGCCAGGGGAGGTGGTGGCCTTCTCAGTGCTGGGTCTGATGGTGAGCTCATTGTCCCTCTCATCTGTGGTCGTATTTGGGAACAACCAGCTGAACCTACCAGTCTGGGTGTTTGTCTTGCTTCTGGTCATGTTCTCCTCCGCGTACCTTCTCAGCCTTGCCCTCATATGGGCCCACGAACCTCAATCTAACACCAAAACTTTCCAG GTCTGTTGGTGTACTTTGGCTATGGGATCTGGCACAGCAAGGAGGGGTTGA
- the dgcr6 gene encoding LOW QUALITY PROTEIN: protein DGCR6 (The sequence of the model RefSeq protein was modified relative to this genomic sequence to represent the inferred CDS: substituted 1 base at 1 genomic stop codon) — protein MDGYPGVYDEQTDSTKQQERHYFLLSELQTLVKDLPSSFQQRLSYTTLSDLALALIDGTVYEIVQGLLDIQHLTERNLYNQRQKIHGEHRALKQDLARKHKEALQVCKSHNMAVLKANQLGETEALDIRVREEQRMMDEKIVAEMDQKVIDQQNTLEKAGVPGFYITTNPQELTMQMNLLELILKLQQKESQSGSVSXGLGMTVIKHFFTSCTETEIAREVMSSVLFWVSPPGRVALFSSGVWYPTATKQHCVMNHDV, from the exons ATGGACGGTTATCCCGGCGTCTATGACGAACAGACTGACTCTACAAAGCAACAAGAGAGACATTACTTCTTACTATCTGAACTGCAAACTCTTGTTAAAGATTTGCCGAG CTCATTCCAACAACGCCTGTCTTACACCACACTGAGTGACCTAGCTCTAGCTCTGATAGATGGAACAGTCTATGAGATAGTACAGGGACTCCTGGATATCCAGCACCTGACAGAGAGGAATCTGTACAACCAGAGACAGAAGATCCACGGGGAGCATCGCG CTCTGAAGCAAGATCTGGCACGTAAACATAAAGAGGCTCTGCAGGTTTGCAAGTCTCACAACATGGCTGTTCTGAAAGCAAATCAACTAGGGGAAACAGAG GCTCTAGATATTCGAGTTCGAGAGGAGCAAAGGATGATGGATGAAAAGATTGTAGCTGAGATGGATCAGAAGGTGATAGACCAGCAGAACACACTGGAGAAGGCTGGTGTCCCTGGTTTCTACATTACAACAAACCCTCAG gaGCTAACAATGCAGATGAACCTGCTGGAGCTGATCCTGAAACTTCAACAGAAAGAGTCACAGTCAGGAAGTGTTTCCTGAGGCCTGGGGATGACAGTCATAAAGCACTTTTTCACCTCATGCACAGAAACTGAGATCGCCCGTGAGGTCATGAGCTCTGTCCTGTTCTGGGTTTCACCTCCTGGGAGGGTAGCCTTGTTCTCATCGGGGGTATGGTACCCGACAGCCACGAAGCAGCATTGTGTCATGAATCATGATGTTTAA
- the LOC136937824 gene encoding coiled-coil domain-containing protein 157-like, with product MAPNQSSLRETGDALVELCRTEGLPSSLQRLLGAVDDTSTQGRLTAGDLAQWSTEQRRDMGRLGKHLQEVRATVQPLREGLQAAEGERERFKAQLQRAQEELQQERENHSASTQQQQQQLMEAQTSWVETERQLQEEQEQLRRESERNKLHEEVTTSRKEEDTRHELEEKMHMLESQLSSTQLLLDKESAKYQSACRQQESMQAKQGSLLERVDALDQECEELQNQLGEGEDRQTDLQEKLEHISEERTEVQAQLIQQQALCSELQEQKQKLEAYVGDLTGSVTKLRLEVKELSQRERLLVAFPELSPVPQGPPQSTGDVLRDMEQQLHANSVRIRVLERENTTLHSTLMKLRPRSQHGAPEVCEDVLQTTSTGQWRHGLSGNGASEPPAEVAPWDHASTAASSASPSASPSASPSSTAQLRPQTLILSPDTSAAKTYSKIRQASQARANAMHAKRK from the exons ATGGCACCGAATCAA TCCAGCCTGAGGGAGACCGGTGATGCTCTTGTGGAGCTGTGTAGGACCGAgggcctgccctcctccctgcagcGCCTCCTAGGGGCTGTGGACGACACCTCGACCCAGGGCCGTCTGACAGCGGGCGACCTGGCCCAGTGGTCCACAGAGCAGCGTAGAGACATGGGCCGGCTGGGGAAACACCTACAGGAGGTCCGGGCCACGGTGCAGCCGCTAAGAGAGGGGCTTCAGGCAGCTGAAGGGGAACGGGAGAGGTTCAAGGCTCAGCTGCAAAGAGCACAGGAGGAACTGCAACAGGAAAgggagaaccattcagccagcacacagcagcagcagcaacaactgaTGGAGGCTCAGACTTCCTGGGTGGAGACTGAGAGACAACTACAGGAAGAACAGGAACAGCTAAGGAGAG AGTCAGAGAGAAATAAGCTGCATGAAGAGGTGACGACCTCGCGGAAGGAGGAGGACACGAGGCATGAACTGGAGGAGAAGATGCATATGTTAGAGTCTCAACTGTCCAGTACTCAGCTGTTACTTGACAAAGAGAGTGCCAAGTACCAAAGTGCCTGTCGACAACAGGAG TCAATGCAGGCCAAGCAGGGCTCTCTGTTGGAGCGGGTGGATGCTCTTGACCAGGAGTGTGAGGAGCTGCAGAACCAGCTGGGCGagggagaagacagacagactgaccttCAGGAGAAACTAGAACATATTTcagaagagaggacagaagtGCAGGCCCAGCTCATCCAACAACAG GCCTTGTGTTCGGAACTGCAGGAGCAGAAACAAAAACTGGAGGCTTACGTAGGCGATCTGACAGGCAGCGTGACTAAGCTCAGGCTGGAGGTGAAGGAGTTGTCCCAGAGGGAAAGGCTGCTGGTGGCTTTCCCAGAGCTCAGCCCCGTTCCTCAGGGACCACCACAGA GCACAGGGGACGTGCTGAGGGACATGGAACAGCAGCTGCACGCTAACAGTGTCCGGATCAGGGTTCTGGAGAGGGAGAACACCACTCTACACAGCACCCTGATGAAGCTGCGGCCAAGATCCCAACACGGCGCCCCGGAGGTGTGTGAAGATGTACT GCAGACCACTAGTACTGGGCAGTGGAGGCATGGCCTGTCCGGGAACGGGGCCAGTGAGCCCCCAGCAGAGGTGGCGCCTTGGGACCACGCATCCACGGCAGCCTCCTCTGCCTCGCCCTCCGCCTCGCCCTCTGcctcgccctcctccacagctcaGCTACGCCCCCAGACGCTCATACTCTCTCCAGACACCAGTGCTGCCAAGACTTACTCCAAAATACGACAAGCCTCCCAAGCTCGCGCCAACGCCATGCACGCAAAGAGGAAGTGA